The DNA region TTATAATTTAGACACAAATCTATTAAGCTAATAATATTATataatatatttatatacttaataatcataatttagacACAAATCTATTAAATTAATATAATTATATACGTAATATATTTGTATATTGTTGTTGTGTTGTTGGCCATATAAGAAAGATAAGGATTAAACTAAAAAGCGTGCTATAAATTACGAAATAGAAACGTAGCTTGATGATGTATAGAATCAATTTCTATATCTCGTCATATAAATTTTGGATAAAATTATTATTAGATTTCAATTACCATTACCTTATTATTAGATTTCAATTTCTTCAAAACGAGAGGGTCAAAAAAAACCCTTATCCATAATTGTGCGGACCTCTTAACGCCACGAGTGTCGATCATATGCATCCTCGTTGCGAAACAGTATCGATGTTGATTTCTTGATGGTCTAAGTAGCTAGGATTGTACCTAGCAAGTTAACGAGGCGCTGCTTAGGCGACACATAGTAGAACACAAATAACAAAGCAAAGGAACTGAACAACTTTGAACAGACATTCGGACAGATTACAGGCACGCGTATGCATACTTACACGAGACCATCACATAAACACAGTCAAGACCAAGCCCAAAAATACACTCAAAAGCAAAGACCCCCCGAACCTGTGCACCGCGCACCCAACCAGTAAACTTATTCCAGACGTCAGACGACACTCCACGGAACTAATCACCATCGCACACGTGTATTGACAGACACATTCACAATCACACAGATCGTCCGTGCTCTCGCGACGCGCTTCACATTGTGTTCGTGTTCAGCCTCGCGCCGCCGATCTCCTCGCCGTGGATCACCGGCGCTTCCGCCGCGTAGCCTTCCTTCACCTCCTCCCCTGCATCGCAGAGATCGTCTCACGTCAGCTCGTGATCGACTGCTTGTCTGCTTTGCTACGGTCTTCGTCGTTGTACAAGATTTTCGTTCTACAATGGAAGAGAGTAGAAGATGTTGTACCTGTGGCTGTGCTTGGCTGCACGGTCTCGGAGACGCGGTTCCCGCCGGTGAGCGACGTGACGGCCTCGCGCGCCTTGGTCATCACCTGCCCGGGCGCCGGCACGCGctgcgccaccgtgccgccgacgtcctccttgcgccgctgcaCGGCGCCGGAGATCGCCTCGCTGAGCGCGCGGTCCTCGTCGCCCGGCCGCAGCTTCTCGGCGATGTACCCCGTCACGGTCACCCCCTTGTCCtgcccgccggcgccgggcgTGGCCGCCGCGGCGCTCGTGTCCTGCTGCTGCGCCCCGACCCCGGGCGTCGCCGTGCCGGCCGACTTCGTTGCCTGCTGGGCCTTGCCCGCCACGGCGGAGCCGACGCCCGCGACCTTCTCGTACACGGTGCTCGCCAGCTGCTTGCCGTACTCCGTGGTGCCGGCGGCCGCGGACTTGATCTTGTCCGTGTAGCCCGGGGCCGACGCGCTGTCATTGGTCGCGTCCGTGGCCGCGGGGGCGTCTTTCCAGTCCTCAGCCTCAGCGCCGGTGTCCGAAACCGGCATTGCCTCGCTGCGTGGGTCTTCCGGCTTCCCCGCGCCCACCTGCGGACGGAGGTTGGGCGCGACGGCGGTGCCGACGCCGGCCACCTTCTCGTACACGGTGGACGCCAGCTGCTTGCCGTACTCGGTGGTTCCCGCGGCCGCCGACTTGATCTTGTCCGTGTAGCCCGGGCCGGACGAGCCGTTCGTCGCGTCCGTGGCTGCGGGGGCGTTTTTCCGCTCCTCCGTGCCGGCGtccgacgccggcgccgcctccgtGCGTTCGTCGTCGCGCCTCCCCGCGCCAACGGccgtgccggcgccggcgacctTCTCGTACACCGTGCTCGCTAGCTTCTTGCCGTACTCCGTGGTGCCTGCGGCCGCGTTCTTGAGCTTGTCCGTGTAGCTTGCGCCACTGGCCGCGCCGCCCATTTTGTCGGCGGCCGCGTCCTTCCACTCCTCCACTTTGGCGTCCTTCTTCCCCGCGCCCACGTGCGCCGGGTCGTCGGACAAGTTCATGGTCTCGAACTGCTGCACGACGGGCGTCGTGCCGATGTCCTCGCCCTCTGCAGATTAGCACATCGACGAAAAGGAGACGTGTAACGAGTGAATGAACATGAGCAGAGTGGCAAGGACAGTGTCCGGTTTGCCGTACCTCTCGCCGCGGGCGTCGtggagcgcggcgcggcgggatCCTCGACGACGGGGCCGCCGAGGTCGCCGAGCCGCACCCCGGGTGTGCCGTCGCCTTCCACCTCCTGCCCGGCGGGTTTCCTCGCCGGATCGTACTTCGCGACGAGGTCCTGCACGGCCGGTGCCCGCGCCGACTCGTACACTGCAACGTGTCGCGGGCGCACCATGTGAGTACCAAGCCTCGGGCATATGTAACCAAATCCTCCTCTCCGCGACCGTGAACAGGTGGCACTTACTCGGCGCGCCGTGGACCTCGGGGTCGGACTCCGTGACGACGGGCTTGTCCTCGACGTCCTCCATGTACCCGCCCCTCTCCAGCGCGGCCTCCCTCTCCGCCGCgtcctcctccccttcctcgctgctggtactgccgGCGGCGTCCCcggggccgcgctcgccgccgtggccgtggccggcgAGGGTGTTCTTGATCTTCTTCACCTTCTCCTTGACCTTCTTCAATACCGGCTTGTGCTGCTTCTCCTCGCGGTGCAGCTGCCCctggcccccggccgccgcctcgtccTCCCCTGCACGCGCGATATCACCCAGCAAGGTAAGAGACAGTACGTGCCAGTCGCGACGCAGAACGTGTGGTGGTAGGCAGAGCAGCGGCGGTCGGCTCGTTGGCCGGCCGGGTACTCACCGACGTTGTGGAggtcgacgtcttcggggacgtGCTTGCGCGTGACCATGGCGGGCGCGTCCATATCACTCGCCGTCGACGCAGCGACCTCGCCGCTACCGACTGATCGGACTGGGATCGCGATCGAGAAGATGACAAAGCTGGCTACTGAGATCCCAAATCTCTGGCTGCTTAGCTAGCTGAGTGGCAGAGTTGGTATGGCGGCGAGAGGCTCGACGAGGATATAATAGGAGCGAGCCGGGGGGAGGCGAGCGCCACCTCGACGCACACGTGGTTATGGTGGCGACCGTCGGGGGACGCGTGGCGGCCTCAGGTGCTGCCGTGCCGTGCTTCGGTTGGGGAGGGAGAAgcgactggaaggtccacctaTGGGAGAAGAAAGCCCCCGGCCGACGAGGTATGATCGGCCTGAGCACGTCTCGGCTCCGTCAGGTGGCGGGGTTTGGACGCGGGTGCGCATGGCAACCCCATCGAATCGCGTCGAGCGCTGCCCGTTTGGTCGGCGAACCGTGTAGCTCTAACCGTCGTCTTCCTGGGTTTCTATTTGGGTGTCGTATGGCCTAAGGCCCATAGGCCGTAAGCCCAGCACACAGGAGGTGTTTTGTTCCTGAGATGGATGTGATGTGTAGTGAGAGGCCCGGGAATGATATGCGGTCAATAGGCCCACGGGCCATTTCATTAGACAATCTCTTTGCTACGTCCGTATTTTTAGTAGCACTGATCCTAATTATTCCATCCGTTCCAAATACTTATCACTT from Panicum hallii strain FIL2 chromosome 9, PHallii_v3.1, whole genome shotgun sequence includes:
- the LOC112872644 gene encoding low-temperature-induced 65 kDa protein-like, with protein sequence MDAPAMVTRKHVPEDVDLHNVGEDEAAAGGQGQLHREEKQHKPVLKKVKEKVKKIKNTLAGHGHGGERGPGDAAGSTSSEEGEEDAAEREAALERGGYMEDVEDKPVVTESDPEVHGAPMYESARAPAVQDLVAKYDPARKPAGQEVEGDGTPGVRLGDLGGPVVEDPAAPRSTTPAAREGEDIGTTPVVQQFETMNLSDDPAHVGAGKKDAKVEEWKDAAADKMGGAASGASYTDKLKNAAAGTTEYGKKLASTVYEKVAGAGTAVGAGRRDDERTEAAPASDAGTEERKNAPAATDATNGSSGPGYTDKIKSAAAGTTEYGKQLASTVYEKVAGVGTAVAPNLRPQVGAGKPEDPRSEAMPVSDTGAEAEDWKDAPAATDATNDSASAPGYTDKIKSAAAGTTEYGKQLASTVYEKVAGVGSAVAGKAQQATKSAGTATPGVGAQQQDTSAAAATPGAGGQDKGVTVTGYIAEKLRPGDEDRALSEAISGAVQRRKEDVGGTVAQRVPAPGQVMTKAREAVTSLTGGNRVSETVQPSTATGEEVKEGYAAEAPVIHGEEIGGARLNTNTM